Proteins encoded in a region of the Stieleria neptunia genome:
- a CDS encoding CHAD domain-containing protein has product MSSQRDPSKPAVPPKDSGKWVRLENAEGCVATAARLTLTSRLAAVLYHLPRASSRSDASIEHVHQLRVSTRRVIAALQLYKDVLSDKQARRMGRRMKRIRRVAGVARDLDVLALRYRDSGSRKHQRLVRRLTPLRHQARKSIAKLNRELIDHDRLARRVKKLLAAISCESPMDLAEFATMQLARRSQCFFKHAKRDLDRIDELHRFRIQAKRFRYTVELLGDVLPAEIRTQIYPVVCNVQELLGELHDHSIARERMKRLARRETKSSRARQLKTLARKEGRMMEQAEQRFRDWWTPSFSGQLERSVERILQDAG; this is encoded by the coding sequence ATGTCTTCCCAACGCGACCCATCCAAACCAGCAGTGCCCCCGAAGGATTCGGGCAAATGGGTCCGCCTGGAAAACGCCGAAGGCTGCGTCGCCACCGCCGCTCGACTGACCCTCACCAGCCGGCTGGCGGCGGTGCTGTACCATCTGCCCCGGGCGAGTTCGCGGTCGGATGCATCGATCGAGCACGTGCATCAGTTGCGCGTCAGCACGCGACGGGTCATCGCAGCGTTGCAACTGTACAAAGACGTGCTGAGCGACAAACAGGCGCGTCGGATGGGTCGCCGGATGAAGCGCATTCGTCGGGTTGCCGGTGTGGCACGGGATCTGGATGTGCTCGCCCTGCGCTATCGCGATTCGGGTTCACGAAAACACCAACGGCTGGTCCGACGCTTGACGCCGTTGCGGCACCAGGCTCGGAAATCGATTGCGAAGCTGAATCGCGAGCTGATCGACCACGATCGCTTGGCCAGACGCGTGAAGAAGCTGCTCGCGGCGATCTCCTGTGAGTCCCCAATGGACTTGGCAGAATTCGCAACGATGCAGCTTGCTCGTCGTTCGCAGTGTTTCTTCAAGCACGCCAAACGCGATCTGGACCGCATCGACGAACTGCATCGATTTCGCATCCAGGCGAAGCGATTCCGATACACCGTCGAGTTACTCGGTGACGTCTTGCCCGCGGAGATTCGCACCCAGATCTATCCGGTCGTTTGCAACGTCCAAGAGCTGTTGGGCGAGTTGCACGACCATTCGATTGCCCGTGAACGGATGAAACGATTGGCGCGAAGGGAAACCAAGTCAAGTCGTGCGAGACAATTGAAAACGCTTGCTCGAAAGGAAGGGCGAATGATGGAACAGGCGGAGCAGAGGTTTCGAGATTGGTGGACACCGAGCTTTTCCGGCCAGCTCGAGCGTTCGGTTGAACGAATTTTGCAGGATGCCGGGTGA
- a CDS encoding PSD1 and planctomycete cytochrome C domain-containing protein: MMIPLTRVLLTFLIALPVAAVGEDRVDFNRDIRPILSENCLLCHGPDESSREADLRLDSFDDATDSGAIVPGESDQSEFVRRITSDDPDEIMPPPDSEKQLSAEDVDLLRRWIDQGAEYQQHWAWRSLERPEVPAAADGPGVSSQGRAAAAIDALLASGWAEQGASPVPIATPRERLRRLSYDLRGLPPTAAEVAAFEQDPTERNFVDIRDRWMSQLAYAEHQAVRWLDLVRWADTSGFVSDEPIASGAYRAWVINAFDQNMPFDQFSIEQLAGDLLPDPSDDQLVASGYNRIVNTNCEAGAIEKEQLYKLKGEHVRALGTVWMGMTTGCAECHDHKFDPFSAKDYYSLAAFFDDLVEAGVYTPGDRREPLHYVHDDAASARRDRQLAKSIDQLKQTIADTPIDDIEDWEDTILAKLKDSESRTDFVWVPAQIPAARVVEGSFSVANFDGRFARQTHSAPGRLHRHHAAELMTGYLNPGGQKTDETKDAWYVDVWIDEDDRPDMIGFQVSNGDYGRLGWNTANYETYYWGDDTSGELAERQRWSDPGRVLRLGDLPQQSGWVRLRVPFSKQIPPVGGKTFERCGMAWLHSGGRVGWGDSGLELRTDKTTALALGETAVRRWWQQPMNRQVYQSRTAFVASALKTAVGKRTELQREIVIDAFREQTLLEQMAELRSLESELFLMRATAMPVLVSQQARQRKTTRLLNRGDYQDESGPIVAPAYPEFLNAEEVAERSEPLTRLDLARWLFSDAHPLVARVAVNRLWHQFFGRGLSETLEDSGTQGDWPSNVALLDWLACEFRDSGWDRDHMVRLLTSTQAYQLSSIPSEDLRERDPGNRWHARQSRFRLNAESIRDSALHAAGLLRDTEEIPTESFFPYQPDPYWSRSDKVMYGSRHMLWETSPDAAQYDRSLYTFWKRQNIHPTMLAFDAPTRQECTAKRNITNTPGQALSLLNDPIFVEAARVLAMRICDASDRSDRDRIESAFVLSLQRRPSAGEIDVLEKLLAHQRAHYRNATDDAQRLVSIGQSPPPSIDDAPEIAAWTAVARAILNLHEFLTRS, from the coding sequence ATGATGATTCCCCTGACGCGAGTGCTGTTGACGTTTTTGATCGCCCTGCCCGTTGCGGCGGTCGGCGAAGACCGCGTCGATTTTAATCGCGACATCCGACCGATCCTGAGCGAGAACTGTTTGCTCTGTCATGGCCCCGACGAATCGAGCCGCGAAGCCGATTTGCGACTGGATTCATTCGACGATGCGACCGACAGCGGCGCGATCGTCCCCGGCGAGTCCGATCAGTCTGAATTCGTGCGACGCATCACGAGCGATGACCCGGACGAAATCATGCCGCCGCCGGATTCCGAGAAACAACTCTCGGCCGAAGACGTTGACCTGCTCCGGCGCTGGATCGATCAGGGGGCGGAATACCAACAACATTGGGCGTGGCGGTCGTTGGAACGCCCCGAAGTGCCCGCTGCTGCAGACGGCCCGGGGGTGTCAAGTCAAGGGCGGGCGGCCGCTGCGATCGACGCCCTGTTGGCATCCGGGTGGGCCGAACAGGGCGCCTCTCCGGTTCCCATCGCAACTCCACGAGAACGATTGCGGCGACTGAGTTATGACCTGCGTGGCTTGCCGCCGACGGCCGCGGAAGTGGCGGCGTTTGAACAAGACCCAACCGAACGAAACTTTGTTGACATTCGCGATCGCTGGATGTCACAGCTTGCTTACGCCGAACACCAGGCCGTCCGCTGGCTGGATCTGGTGCGGTGGGCCGATACCAGCGGGTTTGTCAGCGACGAACCGATCGCGTCGGGCGCCTACCGAGCTTGGGTCATCAACGCGTTCGATCAAAATATGCCATTTGATCAGTTTTCGATCGAGCAGTTGGCCGGCGATTTGCTTCCCGATCCCAGCGACGACCAATTGGTCGCGTCGGGATACAACCGCATCGTCAACACCAATTGCGAAGCCGGTGCGATCGAGAAAGAGCAGTTGTACAAGCTGAAGGGTGAACATGTTCGAGCGCTGGGCACGGTGTGGATGGGGATGACGACCGGCTGCGCAGAATGCCACGACCACAAATTTGACCCGTTCTCTGCCAAAGACTATTACAGCCTGGCCGCATTTTTTGATGACCTGGTTGAAGCCGGCGTCTACACGCCCGGCGATCGTCGCGAGCCGCTGCACTATGTCCACGACGATGCCGCATCCGCGCGGCGAGATCGCCAGCTCGCGAAATCGATCGATCAACTGAAACAGACCATCGCCGATACACCGATCGACGACATCGAGGACTGGGAAGACACGATCCTCGCCAAACTGAAAGATTCCGAATCCCGCACCGATTTTGTCTGGGTTCCCGCTCAGATTCCGGCGGCCCGCGTTGTGGAAGGGAGTTTTTCTGTCGCGAACTTCGATGGCCGTTTCGCCCGCCAGACCCACAGCGCCCCCGGACGGCTTCACCGGCATCATGCCGCCGAATTGATGACCGGTTACTTGAATCCTGGGGGACAAAAAACAGACGAGACGAAGGACGCTTGGTACGTCGATGTCTGGATTGATGAAGACGACCGCCCGGACATGATCGGCTTCCAAGTCTCCAATGGTGACTACGGACGACTGGGGTGGAACACCGCCAACTACGAAACCTATTACTGGGGTGATGACACGTCGGGCGAACTGGCCGAGCGACAACGATGGAGTGATCCCGGGCGTGTCTTGCGGCTCGGGGACCTTCCCCAGCAGTCGGGTTGGGTACGTTTGCGGGTCCCCTTCAGCAAACAGATTCCACCGGTCGGCGGCAAGACCTTCGAACGCTGCGGGATGGCTTGGTTGCACAGCGGCGGCCGCGTGGGCTGGGGGGACAGCGGGTTGGAGCTGCGAACGGACAAGACGACCGCGCTCGCGCTGGGTGAAACTGCCGTCCGTCGCTGGTGGCAACAACCCATGAACCGACAGGTCTACCAGAGTCGTACCGCATTCGTCGCGTCGGCGCTCAAGACCGCCGTGGGAAAGCGGACGGAACTGCAGCGAGAGATTGTCATCGATGCGTTTCGTGAGCAAACTCTGCTCGAACAGATGGCCGAATTGCGAAGCTTGGAATCGGAACTCTTTTTGATGCGTGCGACCGCGATGCCCGTGCTCGTGTCTCAGCAGGCACGCCAGCGGAAGACGACGCGACTGCTCAACCGCGGTGATTATCAAGACGAATCGGGTCCGATCGTCGCGCCGGCGTATCCGGAGTTTTTGAACGCAGAAGAGGTTGCCGAACGATCCGAACCGTTGACGCGTCTGGATCTGGCACGATGGCTTTTCTCAGACGCTCACCCGCTGGTCGCACGCGTGGCGGTCAACCGGCTCTGGCATCAGTTTTTCGGCCGGGGCTTGAGCGAGACGCTTGAAGATTCCGGTACCCAGGGCGATTGGCCGTCCAACGTGGCCCTGCTGGACTGGCTGGCGTGCGAGTTTCGCGACAGTGGTTGGGACCGCGACCACATGGTGCGATTGTTGACATCCACCCAGGCCTACCAACTCAGCTCCATCCCATCGGAAGATCTGCGCGAACGTGACCCGGGGAATCGTTGGCACGCCAGACAAAGCCGTTTCCGTTTGAATGCCGAAAGTATCCGCGATTCGGCGTTGCACGCTGCGGGGCTGTTGCGTGACACAGAGGAAATTCCCACCGAGAGTTTCTTCCCCTATCAACCGGATCCCTATTGGTCACGTTCGGACAAGGTCATGTATGGAAGTCGTCACATGCTTTGGGAAACCAGTCCCGATGCGGCGCAGTATGATCGCAGCCTTTACACCTTTTGGAAGCGTCAGAACATCCATCCGACGATGTTGGCGTTCGACGCCCCGACGCGTCAGGAGTGCACGGCGAAACGGAACATCACCAATACACCAGGGCAGGCACTGTCGTTGTTGAATGATCCGATCTTTGTCGAAGCGGCGCGGGTGCTGGCGATGCGGATCTGTGACGCCTCGGATCGCAGCGATCGAGACCGGATCGAATCGGCGTTCGTGTTGTCGTTGCAACGTCGACCTTCGGCGGGCGAGATCGATGTGCTGGAAAAACTGTTGGCCCATCAGCGTGCCCACTATCGAAACGCGACCGACGATGCACAACGATTGGTTTCGATCGGTCAATCCCCGCCTCCTTCGATCGACGACGCACCCGAAATCGCGGCATGGACCGCGGTTGCGCGTGCCATCTTGAACCTCCACGAATTCCTGACCCGGTCCTGA
- a CDS encoding M20 family metallopeptidase codes for MNKATAGKIFSWLATHQDSMVKLTRETALIESPSADPATQGPVFDRFEAELNSIGFRCRRYPGKTSGGQLLAMPGDPSSHTHRQLLLGHCDTVWPVGTLAKMPVESRDGRLHGPGVYDMKAGLVQAVFAIRALRELGMSPSVTPVLLINSDEEIGSGESAWRIKKLARCVDRAMVMEPSLGPEGRLKTARKGVGRFVITISGKAAHAGLDPDKGISAILELSHVVQALHALNDPEAGTTVNVGMIDGGVRPNVVAAESRAEVDVRVRTEAIARRVEQAIYAIEPTVAGTQIKVSGKIDRPPLEPTPRNRTLWHRAQEAADALGFEVREDAAGGGSDGNYTSLHTATLDGLGAVGDGAHALIEHVIEDKMPERAALLACLLIGAPVSDRDSPPDPNAWAESVAPTCEDSTNAEVT; via the coding sequence GTGAACAAAGCAACCGCAGGAAAGATCTTCAGCTGGTTGGCGACACATCAGGATTCGATGGTCAAACTGACCCGCGAAACCGCGCTGATCGAATCGCCCTCGGCCGACCCGGCGACCCAAGGCCCCGTGTTCGATCGATTCGAGGCCGAATTGAATTCCATCGGGTTCCGCTGCCGGCGTTATCCGGGCAAGACCTCCGGTGGGCAGTTGCTGGCGATGCCGGGTGACCCGAGTTCGCACACCCACCGACAGTTGCTGCTGGGACATTGCGACACCGTTTGGCCGGTCGGCACGCTGGCCAAAATGCCGGTCGAGTCACGTGATGGGCGACTGCACGGGCCCGGCGTGTACGACATGAAAGCGGGGCTCGTCCAAGCGGTGTTTGCCATCCGTGCATTGCGTGAACTGGGGATGAGTCCGTCGGTCACGCCGGTGTTGTTGATCAATTCGGACGAAGAAATCGGCAGCGGTGAATCAGCCTGGCGGATCAAAAAGCTGGCCCGGTGTGTCGATCGGGCGATGGTGATGGAGCCATCGCTGGGGCCGGAAGGGCGGCTGAAGACGGCGCGCAAGGGCGTCGGCCGGTTCGTGATCACGATCAGCGGCAAAGCAGCCCATGCCGGCTTGGATCCCGACAAGGGAATCAGCGCGATCCTGGAACTGTCCCACGTCGTCCAGGCACTGCATGCACTCAACGATCCCGAAGCCGGCACGACGGTCAACGTGGGGATGATCGATGGCGGTGTTCGCCCCAACGTGGTTGCCGCCGAAAGCCGTGCGGAAGTCGATGTTCGAGTCCGCACCGAAGCGATCGCGCGGCGGGTGGAACAGGCGATCTATGCGATCGAGCCCACCGTGGCCGGAACGCAGATCAAGGTCAGCGGAAAAATCGATCGCCCACCGCTGGAGCCGACGCCACGCAATCGAACGCTTTGGCATCGCGCCCAGGAAGCCGCCGATGCGTTGGGGTTTGAAGTACGTGAAGACGCCGCGGGCGGAGGTTCCGACGGCAATTACACCAGTCTGCACACCGCGACCTTGGACGGTTTGGGCGCGGTCGGTGATGGAGCCCATGCGCTGATCGAACATGTGATCGAAGACAAGATGCCCGAACGCGCGGCGCTGTTGGCGTGTTTGCTGATCGGGGCGCCGGTCTCCGATCGCGACAGCCCGCCCGACCCCAACGCCTGGGCCGAATCCGTGGCGCCCACGTGTGAGGATTCCACCAACGCAGAAGTGACTTGA
- a CDS encoding AraC family transcriptional regulator, whose product MIALFDALPQTYFYAKDVDSRFVKVNQQFLDNHGLADESEAIGKTDHDLHPPLLAKAYIEEDRRVMSSRQPLPGQVWLVLHRRQTPRWYVSTKTPLFNAHDEVIGIAGAMYRIEHQQELTRHLQELLPAARHIERHYNEPISMAEMASLTGLSSTHFNRRFRQLLRMTPMQYLRSIRVQAARDLLTTSSRTLAEIAVDVGYTDQSHLTKRFREVTGITPAAYRRQFVKSSSE is encoded by the coding sequence TTGATTGCACTGTTTGACGCACTGCCGCAGACATATTTTTACGCCAAGGACGTCGACAGCCGTTTTGTCAAGGTGAACCAACAGTTCTTGGACAACCATGGGCTGGCCGACGAGTCCGAGGCGATCGGTAAGACCGACCACGACCTGCATCCGCCGCTGCTGGCCAAGGCCTACATCGAAGAGGATCGACGTGTGATGTCGAGTCGCCAGCCGCTGCCCGGACAGGTCTGGTTGGTGCTGCATCGCCGCCAGACCCCGCGCTGGTACGTGTCGACGAAAACCCCGTTGTTCAATGCTCACGATGAAGTCATCGGCATCGCCGGGGCGATGTACCGGATCGAGCATCAACAGGAATTGACGCGGCATCTACAGGAATTGTTGCCCGCGGCACGGCACATCGAACGGCACTACAACGAACCGATCTCGATGGCGGAGATGGCCAGTTTGACGGGGCTCTCCTCGACGCACTTCAATCGACGCTTTCGGCAATTGCTGCGGATGACCCCGATGCAATACTTGCGCAGCATCCGAGTTCAGGCGGCACGCGATCTTCTCACGACTTCCTCCAGAACGCTTGCGGAGATCGCGGTGGACGTCGGATACACCGACCAAAGTCATCTGACCAAACGGTTCCGTGAAGTCACCGGCATCACGCCCGCCGCCTACCGCCGCCAGTTCGTAAAATCCAGCAGCGAGTGA